The genomic interval AGCGGCAGGCGCGGCGCCGCCCCGCCGCCCAGCGACCGCTTCTTGATGGGCAGCTTGCGCGCGCTGTACAGGTGagcgctgcgcgcgcgcgccgccagcaGCGGGGCGGCGCCCGCCACCGTGGCGGTGGACAGCGCGGCCAGCGCGCGCGGCACGCGCCCGCCCACAGACGCGCCGCGGCGCCGCGGGACCGGCCGCCGGGCGAGCGCGCCGCGAACGACTTGGAGTAGGTGGCGCGGAGGACGGGCCGGCCCACCATCCGGTCGAACAGAGCCtcggccggcggcggcgcgtccTCCAGCAGCCGCGCCACGCCGCTGAGGTCGGGCgaggcgggcgagcgcggcgcgcggtACAGGCGGCGCACCCGCGCACGTCGCGCAGGTCGTCGCGGGGGCTCCTCAGGCGCAGCGCGTCCCGCAGCCCGGACACGTGGCCGAGGTCGTCGCGGGGGCTGCGGCGCGCGAACAGGGCGCGCACGCCGCGCACGTCGCGCAGGTCGTCGCGCGgcgcgcccccgcccccgccgaaCAGCGCGCGCACGCCGGACACGCGCCGCAGGTCGTCCGTCGGGCCCGCGGCGAACGCCTCCTTGACGCCGCGCACGTCGCTCAGCCGGTCGGCGGGAGCCCTGCCGAACAGCGCCTTGACGCCGGCCACGTCGGTCAGGTCGTCGCGCAacgagcggcgcgcgcgcggcgtgcgCAGCAGCCGGGCCACGCCGCGCAGGTCGGGGCTGCTCGGGCCGCGCGGGCTCAGCGGGCTCAGCGGGGACACCATGGCGGCGGGCGAGACGCCGGCGCCGACGCTGGCGCTGCGCGGCGGCGAGTCCTCGTCGTGGAGCCGGCGCGAGAAGTCGGTCATGCTCTGCGACAGCTTGCGCTTGACGGGGCTGCTGAAGAGGTCCCGCACGAGGGCGGAGTCCTCCAGGTTGTCGATGATGGAGCGCCGCGAGTGGGACTTCTTGGCGGAGGAGTGCTTGTTCTTGACGGCCTCGGGCGCGAGCAGCACGGTGCCGGGGGGCGTGGCCTCGCCGGCCaggctgcgcgcgcgcggcgcggggcggGCGCGGGGGGGGGCGCCGCCGCGAACGTGCGCCGCTTGGCGGCGGCGGAGCGGCGCGGGCCGGGGGCGAGGGCGGGGCCGGGGCCGGGGGGGGCGACGCGGCGCTGGCGTCCAGCAGGCTGCGGATGCTGAGCACGGGCGTGCCGGCCGCCTCGGGGCTGTCGCGCTGCTCGGGCGTCACGTCGCCCGCCGAGGTGCCGAGCGTGTCTCCCGCGCCGCGGGTGGTGCGTCTCGAGCTGGCCCGCTTCGATGTCATAGTGGTGTCGAGGTCGCGCTCGCCCTCCGGCGTCGCGGGGAGCGGCCGGCGGCCCCGCGGCGTGTGCCCCCCTGCGGCGGGGGGGCGCGGGGTGCCGTACTCGGAGAGCGCGGAGGCGTCCGACCCGCTGGACATGAGGTCCACGATGGAGTACGCTTCGAGGGCGCggcggggcgggcgcgggcgggggcCGAGCCCGGCGAGCGCGGCGAGCCCGCCGTGCACCGCGAGTAGCGCGACGCGCTAGTCTCCGCGCTGTCCGACGTCTCCAGAGCCTTCTGCACGATGACGGAGCCCCGCGTGGACTTGCGCGCGGGCGAGGCGGGCGATGGGGGCGAGGCGGCTGGGGGGGCGGGGGGGGGCGGCTCGGCGCCGAGCGAGTgcagcgcgcggcgcggcgaggGCGTGGGCGTGCCCGGCGAGGTGGAGTACCGCAGCGTGGCGTCCCCTCCCCCGGCCGCGTCGGACACGGTCAGCACGGAGGCGTCGTCGGCGGTCAGCATGGAGGCGCGGCTCTCCAGATTGCTGAGGTCGAACTTGATGGAGTCGGTCTTGCGCGAGCGGCCGCGAGGGTCCTTCAGCGCGGACTTGCGGGGGCTCGCCGGCACGGGGGTCGCGGGGGTCGCGGGGCCGAGGGGCCGCTCCGCGAGCGCCGGAACGAGCCCGCCTCCGAGTCCGATATCTCTAATATTGACACCTACGAGAGcgaaataaaaaccaaaaataaagcAAGAAATCAACAACAAAGCGCTTTTTATCAACAGACTACGGTGAAGCTCGAAAACGTTTACAAAACAGGTCACATCAGGTGACACAAAAACATAATTAGGTATCTATTCCACAATGTTCTGTGCTCATACTTTACTAAGTTCAACTTTCATGCCTAGTGATCCGTTTCATATTACACGGCTAAAGTTTATTGAAGGGCAAACGTCTTACCGTTTGGTTTCCGGAGCTCATCTTGGTGCCGCGTCGCGCCGAGCCGGCGGCGGGGGTCGCGGCGGGGGATGCGGCGGGGGATGCGCCGGGGGTCGCGGCGGGGGTGCGCGAGGCGCGCGGGGTCTTGGACGCACGCGGGCTGCGCTTCTTGGCCACAAAGCTCGGGGTCGAACGCCTGAGGGTCGCCTGCTTCTTGGGAGTGTAGCCCGTCATCAACATTATCGCCGCTTGTTTTGTGTGATCTGAAAATAGAGTGTGATCGAATCAGATATGAGAGCTGAGAGTTGGCAGACTTAAGTCGCAGttgggtgaatattcgggcgttagtaccgccgtcattgttctcaacacttttttatcagatttcttaagCAAAAAGGTACAACAAACATCAACATCCGACACATATTGATGAACACATGTCgatatttattgtacctatttcttgaaatctgataaaaaagtgttgagaacaataacggcggtacaaacgcccgaatattcacccagTTAGCAGGGAACAGACGGCAGACAGCGCAGTAAGATAGGGGGAAACACGGGTGGGGCAGCGCCACTACGCTAGCGCTGGCGCACTCGAAACGAGCTAATTTCAAAAACGGACTCCTCGTTCATGGCATCAATAGCGTCAGTTCGGTTACTACACCTACCGCACCTCTCGGCGTGTTCTTCGTCAAAGGGTCTCTCCACATCTATGGACGCAGAGTCGGCACAAGCCAAGAGAAAATAGCTTCATGTCCACGCTATAAGAGCTGCTAAGAGAAAAGGCATGGTTCAGCTCGAATCGACTCGACCGACGCATGCCGACGCGTCGACGTCTTTttcaatcttatttttttttttttatgtattgtaGCTTTTTACAGTCAGCTTTTGCCTATTCCGCTATGACCTGGGGTGTGCAGCGTGGGCAGGCAGCGGTACCACTGCCTGCTGCTGTCAGGACACGGCTCGTGTCAGCGCGTGTCGTGCCCCGGCCAGCCGTTACCTGTGTGCGCGGGCGCCTGTATCTTGGCGGGGCGGGGccgggggcggggcgggggcggggccaGGGGCGGCGCTCCTCCTCAGCACGGCGAGGCGCAGGGGCGTGGCGTGCCGCAGCGaggccgcgcgcgcgcgcccgcgACGCGACTCGATCCACAGCGTCGCCTGCGCAAGAGCACAACTCCACTTACTATGCTTGTCACTAgtgtttgtccgcggcttcgcacgcacaAATCATTATATCCaacagttgaattaaaattcagaGTTTTTACTATATTCCCGTAGGAATTCCTATAAGATTAATTTTGGTTTGTACAGATATTACATTTCAAacatgtgccaaatttcatgactcttttACCCACTttcttttcgttttttttacttcaaggttatattaatattttatagcacagttacattttgacaaaattccctttcgaacccagccggtACGATCGTGCGGGTtgattaaatttgaatttgacatgtttCGTACAATAAGGTCGTAACTCTTGCATTTGAATTCTgaacttgacatggattgtacaaaAAGTCCACTGCCGTTGTTCGAGGCGTGAATGAATACACGGTTCCTGGTCGAATGACAATTTATTTCCAATTTACAGGCCTTATATACAGTGCAAGAAAACTCTTGCCAGCGCGATGTAGGATTCGTTCGAGACCgatacagcgacatctatcgggCTTTTATTCAAACAAACCTCCCTATGTACATTACAATCAAACCCAATAATGCGAATTGTACATGCCGCCCACCATGGACATATCTAACAACTATGTCCATAACTAAAACAACCATTATTCAGAACCCTAGTATAATGTGAAACCTAAAAATGAATGACTCAAACAAACattgaaattgaattgaataaaggtttcttacttatttacaaGTGATAAGATGCTGActtcctttaaaattaaatgaattatatAACTATATAACTAATTATATAACCcacactcatattataaattaataaaaacgaaCATTGACATTAAAATTCTAACTATATTGTGCAACCTATTGGACAAACTCCTACAGGCCAATGAAAGTCGGTACTGTGTTTGTACTTTATATAATTGAACTCTTAACtctatctttctttctctctttctcctgcatacaaaaattaacatcaaataaataaattctaaagcGACCTAACGTTAGCATGTTTTAAACAAGTACAGCACCATCTACcgagacataaaaaaactaaattacttcAAACCTAAATACAGTTTGGACATACCGCCCACCAAGGACAGAATGTCCTTACTAACCGCCCACCATAGCAACATTGACTTTCCTGATCTTGGTGAAGATCATAACATAaaccttataattataatcataacGTAAATAAAATCTGAACTAACAAATTCACTG from Choristoneura fumiferana chromosome 25, NRCan_CFum_1, whole genome shotgun sequence carries:
- the LOC141442073 gene encoding uncharacterized protein — its product is MLTADDASVLTVSDAAGGGDATLRYSTSPGTPTPSPRRALHSLGAEPPPPAPPAASPPSPASPARKSTRGSVIVQKALETSDSAETSASRYSRCTAGSPRSPGSAPARARPAAPSKPCWTPAPRRPPRPRPRPRPRPAPLRRRQAAHVRGGAPPRARPAPRARSLAGEATPPGTVLLAPEAVKNKHSSAKKSHSRRSIIDNLEDSALVRDLFSSPVKRKLSQSMTDFSRRLHDEDSPPRSASVGAGVSPAAMVSPLSPLSPRGPSSPDLRGVARLLRTPRARRSLRDDLTDVAGVKALFGRAPADRLSDVRGVKEAFAAGPTDDLRRVSGVRALFGGGGGAPRDDLRDVRGVRALFARRSPRDDLGHVSGLRDALRLRSPRDDLRDVRGCAACTARRARPPRPTSAAWRGCWRTRRRRPRLCSTGWWAGPSSAPPTPSRSRRARPAAGPAAPRRVCGRARAARAGRAVHRHGGGRRPAAGGARAQRSPVQRAQAAHQEAVAGRRGGAAPAAQEARAGALDAAEGPPRRAPAPARVSPIPPGTPRTPRTPRSPTDDEPIAELLGSTILPLEMTKDKSQTGKKARITIVESEPIEVKPSPKKTRARAGAERAERAGRTRAARGRAAPRTLRRKRLPKSRPRRKQPPQSSSRPPPSTPLRNFRRAVPSRPPARAAPAPAPAPRPARPPPSRACSQTN